One Nocardioides aromaticivorans genomic window carries:
- a CDS encoding UPF0182 family membrane protein encodes MSDLFDEEPERPAPERPGRRARALVITGVVLVLGFFLLTAFASVYTDRLWYKEVGYGQVFSTMLWTRVGLFIAFGALMAAIVAVNMHLAFRFRPLFRMSPGDASVERYRDAVTPIRGWLLAGVAVVVGIFAGTSAVGQWRTFQLWLNSQSFGQQDAYFHKDISFYVFRLPWWNFLVDFVMAATVVALIGTAVVHYLYGGIRLQQSQDRLSGAAQVQLSVLLGVFVLAKSVDYYLDRFDLVTDDHKLLTGMNYTAENALLPARNILVGVALICAVLFFLNVWRKTWQLPSVGLALLALSAVLLGMIWPAIVQNVQVDPSEADKENPYLQKNIDATREAYGLSDVETAEYTASSSSESDAAQWRAVTGQLTNAPVVDPLQVRDTFQQRQQVRSYYNVPKVLDVDRYELDGADVPLVLGVRELDQSGIPTGDQNWSNLHTVYTHGEGLIAAYANKIATTDDPNGRIAWAEGIGSGNSGRTDLSDAEKFETRVYYGELSPSYSIVGKAGGGKDVELGLANVGSSGQDQRTTYDGKGGVAIGSTFNQLMYAIKFGEPNFLLSGRVNDKSKVLYNREPVERVEKVAPWLTVDSDPYPAVVNGKIVWILDGYTTTDKYPNSQRDSFESMIDDSLQQENLGIQTIPTDEINYMRSAVKATVDAYDGTVTLYQWDEDDPILKTWMKVFPGSVQPKSEISEDLLKHIRYPEDLFKVQRYQLARYHVTDAGAFYSGNNRWEVPEDPNSSRQVFQPPYRLFATGEGESVDSDWSLTSVFVPYRKGSLASYLQVNSDATRDDFGRLRLLEMTDQSAQGPGQVVNEMKQDPAVVSTLQDLNVNKDTPPRYGNLLTLPVEGGLVYVQPVYALRTTGAGSFPILQYVIVKYGDEVGIASTLPDALGNALGVDTDNGEPKPDEPGTGPGEGDGEPKPSGSIDDQIAAKLREAETAFTAAEKAQKSGDTVEWAEQVEKAQEAIEEAVKLADRRDAAGADKKQ; translated from the coding sequence ATGAGTGACCTGTTCGACGAGGAGCCGGAGCGCCCGGCGCCCGAGCGGCCCGGCCGGCGCGCCCGCGCGCTGGTCATCACCGGCGTGGTGCTGGTCCTCGGCTTCTTCCTGCTGACCGCGTTCGCGTCGGTCTACACCGACCGCCTCTGGTACAAGGAGGTCGGCTACGGACAGGTCTTCAGCACGATGCTGTGGACCCGGGTCGGCCTGTTCATCGCCTTCGGCGCGCTGATGGCCGCGATCGTCGCGGTCAACATGCACCTCGCCTTCCGCTTCCGGCCGCTGTTCCGGATGTCGCCCGGCGACGCGAGCGTCGAGCGCTACCGCGACGCCGTGACCCCGATCCGTGGTTGGCTGCTGGCCGGTGTCGCGGTCGTGGTCGGCATCTTCGCCGGCACCTCCGCGGTCGGGCAGTGGCGCACCTTCCAGCTGTGGCTGAACTCGCAGAGCTTCGGTCAGCAGGACGCCTACTTCCACAAGGACATCAGCTTCTACGTCTTCCGCCTGCCGTGGTGGAACTTCCTCGTCGACTTCGTCATGGCCGCCACCGTCGTGGCGCTCATCGGCACGGCGGTCGTGCACTACCTGTACGGCGGCATCCGGCTCCAGCAGTCCCAGGACCGCCTCTCCGGGGCCGCCCAGGTCCAGCTGTCGGTGCTCCTCGGCGTCTTCGTGCTGGCCAAGTCGGTCGACTACTACCTCGACCGCTTCGACCTCGTCACCGACGACCACAAGCTGCTCACCGGGATGAACTACACCGCCGAGAACGCGCTGCTCCCCGCACGCAACATCCTGGTCGGTGTCGCGCTCATCTGTGCGGTGCTCTTCTTCCTCAACGTCTGGCGCAAGACCTGGCAGCTTCCGTCGGTCGGTCTCGCCCTCCTCGCGCTCTCGGCCGTCCTGCTCGGCATGATCTGGCCGGCCATCGTGCAGAACGTGCAGGTCGACCCTTCCGAGGCCGACAAGGAGAACCCCTACCTGCAGAAGAACATCGACGCGACGCGGGAGGCCTACGGCCTCAGCGACGTGGAGACGGCCGAGTACACCGCGTCGTCGTCCAGCGAGTCGGACGCGGCCCAGTGGCGTGCCGTGACGGGCCAGCTCACCAACGCGCCGGTCGTCGACCCGCTGCAGGTGCGCGACACCTTCCAGCAGCGTCAGCAGGTCCGGTCCTACTACAACGTGCCGAAGGTGCTCGACGTGGACCGCTACGAGCTGGACGGCGCCGACGTGCCGCTGGTGCTCGGCGTGCGCGAGCTCGACCAGTCGGGCATCCCGACGGGGGACCAGAACTGGTCCAACCTCCACACCGTCTACACGCACGGCGAGGGTCTGATCGCCGCCTATGCCAACAAGATCGCGACCACCGACGACCCCAACGGACGGATCGCATGGGCGGAGGGGATCGGCAGCGGCAACAGTGGCCGCACCGACCTCAGCGACGCCGAGAAGTTCGAGACGCGCGTCTACTACGGCGAGCTCAGCCCGTCGTACTCCATCGTCGGCAAGGCCGGCGGTGGCAAGGACGTCGAGCTCGGCCTCGCCAACGTGGGCAGCTCCGGCCAGGACCAGCGCACGACGTACGACGGCAAGGGCGGTGTGGCGATCGGCAGCACCTTCAACCAGTTGATGTACGCGATCAAGTTCGGCGAGCCGAACTTCCTGCTCTCCGGACGGGTCAACGACAAGTCGAAGGTGCTCTACAACCGCGAGCCGGTCGAGCGGGTCGAGAAGGTCGCGCCGTGGCTGACCGTCGACAGCGACCCCTACCCGGCGGTGGTCAACGGCAAGATCGTGTGGATCCTCGACGGCTACACGACCACCGACAAGTACCCGAACTCCCAGCGGGACTCGTTCGAGTCGATGATCGACGACTCGCTCCAGCAGGAGAACCTGGGCATCCAGACCATCCCGACGGACGAGATCAACTACATGCGCTCGGCCGTCAAGGCCACGGTCGACGCCTACGACGGCACGGTCACCCTCTACCAGTGGGACGAGGACGACCCGATCCTCAAGACCTGGATGAAGGTCTTCCCCGGCTCGGTCCAGCCCAAGTCGGAGATCAGCGAGGACCTGCTCAAGCACATCCGCTACCCGGAGGACCTCTTCAAGGTCCAGCGCTACCAGCTCGCCCGCTACCACGTGACCGACGCGGGGGCGTTCTACTCCGGCAACAACCGCTGGGAGGTCCCGGAGGACCCGAACTCCTCGCGCCAGGTCTTCCAGCCGCCGTACCGCCTCTTCGCCACCGGCGAGGGGGAGAGCGTCGACAGCGACTGGTCGCTGACGTCGGTCTTCGTGCCCTACCGCAAGGGCTCGCTGGCGTCGTACCTCCAGGTCAACTCGGACGCCACGCGCGACGACTTCGGTCGGCTGCGGCTGCTCGAGATGACCGACCAGAGCGCCCAGGGCCCCGGCCAGGTCGTCAACGAGATGAAGCAGGACCCGGCCGTGGTCAGCACGCTCCAGGACCTCAACGTCAACAAGGACACCCCGCCGCGCTACGGCAACCTGCTGACCCTGCCGGTCGAGGGCGGGCTGGTCTACGTCCAGCCCGTGTACGCGCTGCGGACGACCGGCGCCGGCAGCTTCCCGATCCTGCAGTACGTCATCGTCAAGTACGGCGACGAGGTCGGCATCGCCTCGACGCTCCCGGACGCCCTCGGCAACGCCCTCGGCGTCGACACGGACAACGGCGAGCCGAAGCCCGACGAGCCCGGCACCGGACCGGGGGAGGGCGACGGGGAGCCCAAGCCATCGGGGTCGATCGACGACCAGATCGCAGCGAAGCTGCGCGAGGCGGAGACCGCGTTCACGGCGGCCGAGAAGGCTCAGAAGTCCGGTGACACCGTCGAGTGGGCCGAGCAGGTCGAGAAGGCGCAGGAGGCGATCGAGGAGGCCGTGAAGCTCGCGGACCGTCGCGACGCCGCCGGAGCCGACAAGAAGCAGTAG
- a CDS encoding trimeric intracellular cation channel family protein, producing MLLTLDLVGIFVFAISGGLVAVRNQLDIVGVVVLAMATGLGGGVIRDVVIGAVPPPAVKDWWYLLVPVVGGLVTFWWHPAVGRLERVINVFDAFGLGLFCVAGALKAHEYGLGPVPAAALGMVTGVGGGIIRDLLVGRVPVIFRKGQLYAIPALAGAAVASTGAELGLAGELVVGPAAAVTIGWRLLALNRGWTAPLPRT from the coding sequence GTGCTCCTCACCCTCGACCTCGTGGGGATCTTCGTCTTCGCGATCTCCGGGGGCCTCGTCGCGGTGCGCAACCAGCTCGACATCGTCGGGGTGGTCGTGCTCGCGATGGCCACCGGACTTGGCGGCGGTGTCATCCGTGACGTCGTCATCGGTGCGGTCCCACCACCGGCGGTGAAGGACTGGTGGTACCTCCTGGTCCCGGTCGTCGGGGGACTGGTGACCTTCTGGTGGCACCCGGCCGTCGGCCGACTGGAGCGGGTGATCAACGTCTTCGACGCCTTCGGGCTCGGGCTCTTCTGCGTCGCCGGCGCGCTGAAGGCCCATGAGTACGGGCTCGGCCCGGTGCCGGCCGCAGCGCTGGGCATGGTCACCGGGGTGGGCGGCGGCATCATCCGCGACCTCCTCGTCGGCCGGGTCCCGGTGATCTTCCGCAAGGGCCAGCTCTACGCGATTCCGGCCCTGGCGGGCGCCGCCGTGGCGTCGACGGGGGCCGAGCTCGGCCTGGCCGGCGAGCTGGTCGTCGGCCCCGCCGCGGCGGTGACGATCGGCTGGCGGCTGCTCGCGCTCAACCGCGGCTGGACGGCGCCGTTGCCCCGGACCTGA
- a CDS encoding tyrosine-type recombinase/integrase, which yields MTHLMTMTASHALDRITDWQTALRAENKSPGTIFIYADGATRYLRWCAEADHLPMSRAALNSWIAGLLDRGSSPGTARIRQLAVRRFAAWLTAGGEIDADPFPGVKAPRYEPPLVEPLTDAELRALIATCAVPADHARPEDTLNDRRDEAIIRLMFETAIRSGELVDLQLDDVDLIARLITIRRGKGGRGRVIPVGQKTTEALLVYLDQREQHPLAASPDLWLGNRGQRFGREGLSRALRRRAKRAGVQRFRPHRLRHTAAHRWLAAGGSESGLMAIAGWTRSDMLVRYTRARASERAAAEARRLDLGNL from the coding sequence ATGACCCACCTCATGACGATGACCGCCAGCCACGCCCTCGACCGGATCACCGACTGGCAGACCGCCCTACGTGCCGAAAACAAGAGCCCGGGCACGATCTTCATCTACGCCGACGGAGCCACCCGCTACCTGCGCTGGTGCGCCGAGGCCGACCACCTGCCGATGAGCCGCGCCGCGCTCAACTCCTGGATCGCCGGTCTCCTCGACCGCGGTTCGTCGCCGGGCACCGCCCGTATCCGCCAGCTCGCCGTACGCCGCTTCGCAGCCTGGCTCACCGCCGGCGGTGAGATCGACGCCGACCCGTTCCCCGGAGTCAAGGCACCCCGCTACGAACCACCGCTGGTCGAGCCGCTCACCGACGCCGAGCTCCGCGCACTGATCGCCACCTGTGCCGTCCCCGCCGACCACGCCCGGCCGGAAGACACCCTCAACGACCGCCGCGACGAGGCCATCATCCGGCTCATGTTCGAAACCGCCATCCGCTCCGGGGAGCTCGTCGACCTCCAACTCGACGACGTCGACCTCATCGCACGGCTGATCACGATCCGTCGTGGCAAGGGTGGGCGCGGCCGAGTGATCCCCGTCGGCCAGAAAACGACCGAGGCGCTGCTGGTCTACCTCGACCAGCGTGAACAACACCCGCTGGCCGCCAGCCCTGACCTGTGGCTCGGCAACCGTGGCCAGCGGTTCGGACGCGAAGGACTCAGCCGCGCCCTGCGCCGACGCGCCAAGCGAGCCGGCGTCCAGCGCTTCCGACCCCACCGGCTGCGGCACACCGCCGCCCACCGCTGGCTCGCCGCCGGCGGCTCCGAATCCGGCCTCATGGCCATCGCCGGATGGACCCGCAGCGACATGCTCGTCCGCTACACCCGCGCCCGCGCCTCCGAACGAGCTGCCGCCGAGGCACGTCGTCTCGACCTGGGAAACCTCTGA
- a CDS encoding RNA polymerase sigma factor → MTEELELAVAGAAAGDGEAMRTLYEALASRVAGYLEFRGAADPDGMTNDVFVRVLTRMAEITGGWPGFRAYVFTVAHGKLVDELRSRDRRPAHTEYDADSDPRTHASAEDQALERAGSSDVLAVLDLLPEDQRAVITLRVLGELTLKETAAAIGRSEVAVKKLQSKALGSLRRLLSTGQSDPGSATTSEGFR, encoded by the coding sequence GTGACCGAAGAGCTCGAGTTGGCCGTGGCCGGTGCCGCGGCCGGTGACGGCGAAGCGATGCGCACCCTCTACGAGGCGCTCGCATCCCGCGTCGCGGGTTACCTGGAGTTCCGGGGTGCAGCAGACCCCGACGGCATGACGAACGACGTGTTCGTCCGGGTCCTGACCCGGATGGCCGAGATCACCGGAGGCTGGCCCGGGTTCCGGGCTTACGTGTTCACCGTCGCTCACGGAAAGCTCGTGGACGAGTTGCGGAGTCGGGACCGCAGACCGGCTCACACCGAGTACGACGCGGATTCGGACCCACGCACGCATGCCTCCGCCGAGGACCAGGCCCTTGAACGTGCCGGTTCCAGCGACGTCCTGGCGGTGCTCGATCTGCTCCCCGAGGACCAACGCGCTGTGATCACACTGCGCGTGCTGGGCGAGCTGACTCTTAAGGAGACAGCTGCGGCGATCGGACGCAGCGAGGTGGCCGTCAAGAAGCTCCAGAGCAAGGCACTGGGCAGTCTCCGCAGGCTGCTGAGCACCGGGCAATCGGACCCCGGGAGCGCGACCACGTCGGAGGGATTCCGATGA
- a CDS encoding site-specific integrase has protein sequence MNPALTSATRPPDLPAGLTVEEAVRISDAITAAHAESTRTVYDFAWSQWERWCSTRGATPLPAEPALICAYLTERAADGLSVGTIDLACGAISYRHRMHGLRDPVLTEGVRQVRRGLRRIIGPAPRRQARPLATTEIRQIVQHIDRSTALGARDAAIILLGFASAMRRSELAALTLADVEFQPGGILLTIRRSKTDQYADGQVVAVVHGQYAATDPIAALDDWLTFRGSQAGPLFSSLRNKAVTLEPISGEAVSIVLRKRARAAGLAAERITAHSLRAGHATSAAVAGVALDRIAAQTRHKRLSTLMERYIRPAQALEYTSSRDLGLWAQPGPAE, from the coding sequence GTGAACCCAGCCCTGACATCAGCCACCCGACCGCCCGATCTGCCCGCCGGCCTCACCGTCGAGGAGGCCGTCCGGATCAGCGATGCGATCACCGCCGCGCACGCCGAGTCCACCCGCACCGTGTACGACTTCGCATGGAGCCAGTGGGAACGCTGGTGCTCTACTCGCGGCGCCACGCCGCTGCCCGCGGAGCCGGCGCTGATCTGCGCGTACCTCACCGAACGGGCGGCCGACGGACTCTCGGTCGGCACCATCGACCTGGCCTGCGGCGCCATCTCCTACCGCCACCGGATGCACGGCCTGAGGGACCCGGTCCTTACCGAAGGGGTTCGGCAGGTCCGCCGAGGACTGCGCCGGATCATCGGCCCCGCTCCACGCCGCCAGGCACGCCCACTGGCCACCACGGAGATCCGCCAGATCGTCCAGCACATCGACCGTTCCACCGCCCTCGGCGCCCGCGACGCCGCCATCATCCTGCTCGGCTTCGCCTCGGCCATGCGACGCTCCGAGCTCGCCGCGCTCACCCTCGCCGACGTCGAGTTCCAACCCGGCGGCATCCTGCTCACCATCCGCCGGTCCAAGACCGACCAGTACGCCGACGGTCAGGTCGTCGCCGTGGTCCACGGCCAATACGCCGCCACCGACCCGATCGCCGCACTGGACGACTGGCTGACGTTTCGCGGATCCCAGGCAGGACCGCTGTTCAGCAGCCTTCGAAACAAGGCGGTGACCCTCGAGCCGATCTCGGGCGAAGCCGTCTCGATCGTGCTCCGCAAACGCGCCCGAGCCGCCGGCCTGGCCGCCGAACGCATCACCGCCCACTCACTGCGCGCCGGACACGCCACCAGCGCCGCGGTCGCCGGCGTCGCCCTGGACCGGATCGCCGCCCAGACCCGACACAAGCGGCTCTCCACACTCATGGAGCGCTACATCAGACCGGCCCAAGCCCTGGAGTACACCTCCAGCCGCGACCTCGGGCTATGGGCCCAGCCAGGTCCGGCGGAGTAG
- a CDS encoding MFS transporter → MTDPPATREGGQAWSPWRTVVAFGLVSLSADMVYEGMRSVAGPFLGTLGASALTVGIVTGAGEAMALILRLITGPWADKSQRHWRLTVVGYGMTAVCVPLLAVAPALGAAGVAVAATLILLERAGKAVRSPSKSALLARMATGTGRGRGFAVHKALDQVGAFAGPLLVAGVAAVTGVLWSGLALLAIPGLASLLLLAQLRRRVPTIAQPDPDDEEPAAGDQTAGGLWSAILGADLPRDFHLFSLAVALTTAGLMTFGVISFRFVEAGLISLAAAPLVYAMAMGVEAIAALLTGDLFDRYGGKVLLAVPVIVAAVPVLVFAPSLTPVLGGVVLWGLATGIQDSTVKAFVADLVPSRRRATAYGIFAAVQGLGAIAGGVLAGALAVQRPGLLAACVSVLQLASFVLLLKLTRSSAELKH, encoded by the coding sequence ATGACGGATCCGCCCGCGACGCGGGAAGGCGGGCAGGCATGGAGCCCGTGGCGGACCGTGGTCGCGTTCGGCCTGGTCAGCCTGTCGGCCGACATGGTCTACGAGGGCATGCGGTCGGTGGCCGGTCCGTTCCTCGGCACCCTGGGGGCATCGGCACTGACCGTCGGCATCGTCACGGGCGCCGGTGAGGCGATGGCGCTCATCCTGCGCCTGATCACCGGGCCATGGGCCGACAAGAGTCAGCGGCATTGGCGGCTGACCGTTGTCGGGTACGGCATGACCGCAGTCTGCGTGCCCTTGCTGGCGGTCGCTCCCGCGCTTGGAGCGGCAGGCGTTGCGGTGGCAGCGACCCTGATTCTGCTCGAAAGAGCCGGCAAGGCCGTGCGGAGCCCATCCAAGTCCGCACTGCTCGCCCGGATGGCGACCGGTACTGGCCGTGGGCGCGGCTTCGCCGTGCACAAGGCGCTGGACCAGGTCGGAGCTTTCGCCGGTCCTCTCCTGGTCGCCGGCGTGGCAGCGGTGACCGGGGTGCTCTGGTCCGGGCTCGCCCTGCTCGCGATCCCCGGGCTGGCCTCGCTGCTGCTCCTGGCCCAGCTGCGCCGACGGGTCCCGACGATCGCCCAGCCCGACCCCGACGACGAGGAACCGGCGGCCGGCGACCAGACTGCGGGCGGGCTCTGGTCGGCGATACTCGGCGCCGACCTGCCGCGCGACTTCCACCTCTTCTCGCTCGCGGTTGCCCTGACCACCGCCGGACTAATGACGTTCGGAGTGATCTCGTTCCGGTTCGTCGAGGCCGGCCTGATCTCACTGGCCGCGGCGCCGTTGGTCTATGCGATGGCGATGGGCGTCGAGGCGATCGCGGCGCTGCTTACCGGCGACCTCTTCGACCGGTACGGCGGCAAGGTGTTGCTCGCGGTCCCGGTGATCGTTGCCGCGGTCCCGGTGCTGGTCTTCGCACCGAGCCTGACCCCGGTCCTCGGCGGTGTCGTCCTCTGGGGCCTGGCCACCGGGATCCAGGACTCGACCGTCAAGGCCTTCGTCGCCGACCTGGTCCCATCTCGCCGTCGAGCCACGGCCTATGGGATCTTCGCCGCGGTCCAGGGACTCGGTGCGATCGCTGGCGGGGTGCTCGCCGGCGCCCTCGCCGTCCAACGCCCCGGCCTACTCGCCGCATGTGTGTCCGTGCTCCAGCTCGCGTCGTTCGTTCTGCTGCTCAAGCTGACGCGAAGCTCGGCAGAGCTCAAGCACTGA
- a CDS encoding sensor histidine kinase: MSVVLLAAGGFVYWRVSFALDRQLNQDLLAYSDLITKVVRAGEPLPADNPGEVSQTYSINGDVTAKSDQGVIRLLTPSQVTTATATPKQLDLGRVIVPGAHPYRVRYFTVETARGTVVVATAISRHKHDEALRELLGQLALADLATMIAAGLVGWGAVRAAFGPVERYRRAAAAAGGDPSRRLPVDTDRDDELTRLGTTFNTLLAEIEEGQVRERQFLADASHELRSPLALMAAEVEWARHRPRSEEEIATVLTSLGVQTQRLVDLSNALLDLEEATSTGFDRSIVAADVLIESAIADLRELAIAAGRSIEVLASSAEVRIDQRWVGLAVGNLVANAIKHGSGTIKVAVEVGQGDSPMLRIDVTDEGGGIPTDLGVKAFDRFARADTSRSTPGNGLGLALVAAIARRNGGTAALVPGGIEIEIPCD, from the coding sequence ATGTCCGTGGTCCTGCTGGCCGCGGGCGGGTTCGTCTACTGGCGCGTCAGCTTTGCACTCGACCGGCAGCTCAACCAGGACCTGCTCGCCTATTCCGACCTCATCACGAAGGTCGTCCGCGCCGGGGAACCCCTCCCGGCCGACAACCCGGGCGAGGTTTCCCAGACCTACTCCATCAACGGCGACGTGACCGCGAAGAGCGACCAAGGAGTCATACGGCTCCTCACCCCAAGCCAGGTCACGACCGCAACCGCGACACCGAAACAGCTCGACCTGGGACGCGTGATCGTTCCCGGGGCGCACCCCTACCGAGTGCGCTATTTCACCGTCGAAACCGCCCGAGGGACAGTCGTGGTCGCCACCGCCATCAGCCGTCACAAGCATGACGAGGCCCTTCGTGAGCTCCTGGGTCAACTCGCCCTGGCAGACCTGGCCACGATGATCGCGGCCGGTCTCGTGGGATGGGGCGCGGTGCGAGCGGCGTTCGGTCCGGTCGAGCGATACCGCCGCGCCGCTGCCGCCGCCGGCGGAGACCCCAGTCGACGCCTCCCGGTGGACACCGACCGCGACGACGAGCTCACCCGCCTCGGAACGACGTTCAACACCCTGCTCGCAGAGATCGAAGAAGGCCAGGTTCGAGAGCGCCAGTTCCTCGCAGACGCCTCCCACGAACTGCGGTCACCGCTGGCCCTGATGGCCGCCGAGGTCGAATGGGCCCGGCACCGGCCACGCAGCGAGGAGGAGATAGCGACCGTGTTGACCTCGCTCGGCGTACAGACTCAACGCCTTGTGGACCTCTCGAACGCGCTGCTGGACCTCGAGGAAGCTACCTCGACGGGGTTCGACCGATCCATCGTTGCCGCGGATGTGCTCATCGAATCAGCCATTGCCGACCTGCGTGAACTCGCGATCGCAGCTGGGCGATCGATCGAGGTCCTAGCCTCATCCGCCGAAGTACGAATCGATCAGCGGTGGGTCGGGCTCGCGGTAGGCAACCTGGTGGCCAACGCCATCAAGCACGGCAGCGGGACCATCAAGGTCGCCGTCGAAGTCGGCCAAGGCGATTCCCCCATGCTGCGCATAGATGTCACCGACGAGGGCGGAGGGATACCGACCGACCTGGGCGTCAAGGCGTTCGACCGGTTCGCCCGGGCTGACACGAGCAGGTCCACCCCCGGCAACGGACTCGGCCTAGCTTTGGTCGCTGCCATCGCACGACGGAACGGCGGCACGGCGGCATTGGTCCCGGGCGGAATCGAGATCGAGATTCCCTGCGATTGA
- a CDS encoding response regulator transcription factor, translating to MHVVVIDDQPRMVELVTSYLEESGVRTTGCYDGESGLAAIAEHDPDAVVLDLMLPGLSGTGVCRALRAAGNQVPILMLTARGEVSERVAGLEAGADDYLVKPFALEELHARIRAIARRRDERPSSVLVAGDVSIDLGTRRVRVGDAELSLARREFDMLTTLMDPPGRVVSKQRLFEEVWGDEADLRSNSLEVYVSRLRHHLRASSIVSITTLRSVGYRLDTRT from the coding sequence GTGCATGTTGTGGTCATCGACGACCAGCCCAGGATGGTCGAGCTCGTCACGAGCTACCTGGAGGAGAGCGGCGTGCGCACCACGGGGTGCTACGACGGCGAGTCAGGGCTCGCCGCTATCGCCGAGCACGACCCCGACGCTGTGGTTTTGGATCTGATGCTTCCTGGGTTGAGCGGAACCGGCGTTTGCAGGGCATTGCGCGCTGCTGGCAACCAGGTTCCGATCCTCATGCTCACCGCGCGGGGTGAGGTCAGCGAACGTGTCGCTGGCTTGGAGGCCGGCGCCGACGACTACTTGGTCAAACCGTTCGCGCTCGAAGAGCTCCACGCCCGCATTCGGGCGATTGCACGTCGCCGCGACGAACGTCCGTCCTCTGTCCTGGTTGCCGGTGACGTCTCGATCGACCTCGGGACTCGTCGGGTTCGGGTCGGGGACGCCGAGCTGTCGTTGGCGCGCCGGGAGTTCGACATGCTCACCACCCTGATGGACCCACCCGGGAGGGTGGTCTCCAAACAGCGGTTGTTCGAGGAGGTGTGGGGAGACGAGGCGGACCTGCGCAGCAACTCCCTGGAGGTCTACGTCTCCCGGCTGCGCCACCATCTGCGCGCCTCGTCGATCGTGTCCATCACGACCTTGCGGTCGGTCGGCTACCGACTCGACACCCGCACATGA
- a CDS encoding ABC transporter ATP-binding protein: protein MNETLAVDATGLIKTFGSVRAVDNISIQVAAGEVYGVLGPNGAGKTTFLRMLFGLIRPDAGTIEIFGRTWAEDGVKTLDGVAGFIESPKFYPYLTGRQNLRGLALLDGGIRPGLLEETLQIVDLVSRADDKVGGYSYGMRQRLGVAASLLREPKLLVLDEPANGLDPAGIRDMRALVKRLAASGLTVLLSSHHMDEVEEICDNVTIMRRGAVAFHGTINDLRAMAPDPGHVLSTSDDARALDLAHQHPDISVTRQPEAALVVSGPPPAVSAYVAALVRDDIALLGFTQTRTPLEELFFMLTDDQFDDRTTEPEPVR from the coding sequence ATGAACGAAACCCTTGCGGTCGATGCGACCGGGCTGATCAAGACGTTCGGGTCGGTGCGCGCCGTCGACAACATCTCGATCCAGGTCGCGGCGGGCGAGGTGTACGGCGTCCTGGGACCCAACGGCGCCGGCAAGACCACTTTCCTGCGGATGCTGTTCGGTCTGATCCGCCCCGACGCCGGCACCATCGAGATCTTCGGGCGCACCTGGGCCGAAGACGGCGTCAAGACCCTGGACGGAGTAGCAGGCTTCATCGAAAGCCCGAAGTTCTACCCCTACCTGACCGGCCGCCAGAACCTCAGGGGCCTTGCCCTCCTCGACGGGGGCATCCGACCTGGCCTGCTGGAGGAGACCCTTCAGATCGTCGACCTGGTAAGCCGAGCCGACGACAAGGTCGGGGGCTACTCCTACGGCATGCGCCAGCGCCTTGGGGTCGCCGCCAGCCTGCTGCGCGAGCCGAAGCTCCTTGTTCTCGACGAGCCCGCGAACGGCCTCGACCCGGCAGGTATCCGTGACATGCGCGCGTTGGTCAAGCGGTTGGCCGCCAGCGGGCTGACGGTGTTGCTCAGCTCGCACCACATGGATGAGGTCGAAGAGATTTGTGACAACGTCACCATCATGCGCCGCGGCGCGGTCGCGTTCCACGGCACCATCAACGACCTCCGCGCGATGGCTCCGGATCCCGGGCACGTGCTGAGCACCAGTGACGATGCCCGCGCACTCGATCTCGCCCACCAGCACCCGGACATCTCGGTAACCCGCCAGCCGGAGGCGGCCCTTGTCGTCTCGGGCCCTCCGCCGGCCGTCTCCGCGTACGTCGCTGCCCTAGTACGTGACGACATCGCACTGCTCGGCTTCACCCAGACCAGGACTCCTCTGGAGGAACTCTTCTTCATGCTCACCGACGATCAGTTCGACGACCGCACCACCGAACCGGAGCCCGTGCGATGA